In Blautia sp. SC05B48, a single genomic region encodes these proteins:
- a CDS encoding Fic family protein, with amino-acid sequence MIKVTLTNEILKKISEIDEKRFSLSTIEMPPVIKNRLRKNSKKKSSYASNKIEGNPLTEKQANEAIDSDPHKHFLKPEQEVRNYFLALNFLEEKLKKKEAFSKEMILEVQAMVEKGASKEKIGLRGPMPPGMLFAVYDSETGAAEYIPPEYIDIPDLLDELVEYVNTTDDHPLIIAAVVHYQLVTIHPFEDGNGRTARLMSGYILDYYGYGFNGIGSLEEYFAYDPDEYYASLQMGLPALYYSGRENPPHPEIWINYFLRMMELYSKKVYELSKTSENDELDGSLSYLNAKEKEFLAFLLKKRLYEFTPIEVSKMLGVTNKTIINRCAKLVNNGLLIPIIVKTRVRSYRLSDFSKTNAKKILKKIS; translated from the coding sequence GTGATTAAGGTTACGTTAACAAATGAAATTTTAAAAAAAATATCGGAAATAGACGAAAAGCGTTTTTCTCTTAGTACGATAGAAATGCCACCTGTTATAAAAAACAGACTTAGAAAAAACTCTAAGAAAAAAAGTTCCTATGCTTCTAATAAGATTGAAGGAAATCCATTAACTGAAAAACAGGCAAATGAGGCTATTGATAGTGATCCTCACAAACATTTTTTAAAGCCAGAACAGGAAGTTCGTAATTACTTTTTGGCTTTAAATTTTTTAGAAGAAAAACTGAAAAAGAAAGAAGCTTTTTCAAAAGAAATGATTTTAGAAGTGCAGGCAATGGTTGAAAAAGGTGCGTCAAAAGAAAAGATAGGCTTAAGAGGCCCTATGCCACCTGGAATGTTATTCGCAGTATATGATTCCGAAACAGGCGCAGCGGAATATATTCCACCAGAGTATATTGATATTCCAGACTTGTTGGATGAACTTGTTGAATATGTAAATACTACAGATGATCATCCGCTGATTATTGCTGCTGTAGTTCATTATCAATTGGTTACCATTCATCCTTTTGAAGATGGAAATGGAAGAACCGCCAGATTAATGTCAGGCTATATTCTTGATTATTATGGATATGGTTTTAATGGAATAGGTTCTCTGGAAGAATATTTTGCCTATGATCCAGATGAGTATTATGCATCACTGCAAATGGGGTTACCGGCGTTATATTATTCAGGAAGAGAAAACCCTCCTCATCCGGAAATTTGGATCAATTATTTTTTGCGGATGATGGAATTGTATTCTAAAAAGGTATATGAATTATCAAAAACATCCGAAAACGACGAGTTAGATGGAAGTCTATCTTATTTAAATGCAAAAGAAAAAGAATTCTTAGCATTTCTGTTAAAAAAGCGATTATATGAGTTTACACCAATTGAAGTCAGCAAAATGCTAGGTGTAACCAACAAAACGATTATTAATCGATGTGCAAAGCTGGTAAATAATGGTTTGTTAATTCCAATCATTGTAAAGACAAGAGTCCGATCTTATCGGTTAAGTGATTTTTCAAAGACAAATGCGAAAAAGATTTTGAAAAAAATATCGTAA
- a CDS encoding helix-turn-helix domain-containing protein gives MATAIMKQKEVPETDDVEEIISKISEESPYKRRPTQKRTWMTVPEMGKLLGLKKTDRYWLVHKNVFESKEIAGKIRINIASFEKWYANQIKYYKVTGEEPGKELKSWSYSVKEVEDLLGVDEYLVYDLLKKNQMEAVIVDYWKRIPKESFQNWYKSQSRYRTKEDREKDALLEDATITMPEMAQLLGTTRSSVYTILDNPKYSHFFEFIVIAEKKRITKESFQKFLKGQDRYKLDPSNDYEELAQEQNIALANYRRKKLSQTGIRGSNGNIKYLTFDEASYLAKVSRSMINKWADTGKFTVIKVGSRVRIRRDEFEDWMEQRDLERSMQ, from the coding sequence ATGGCAACAGCAATTATGAAACAAAAAGAAGTTCCGGAAACGGACGATGTTGAAGAAATCATTTCGAAGATATCAGAAGAAAGTCCTTATAAACGGCGTCCAACACAAAAGAGGACCTGGATGACCGTGCCGGAAATGGGAAAGCTACTGGGATTAAAAAAGACAGATCGATACTGGCTGGTGCATAAAAATGTTTTTGAATCAAAAGAGATTGCCGGAAAGATACGAATCAATATTGCCAGCTTTGAAAAATGGTACGCCAATCAGATTAAATACTATAAAGTTACCGGAGAAGAACCGGGGAAAGAATTGAAATCCTGGTCCTATTCTGTTAAGGAAGTCGAGGATCTGTTGGGTGTTGATGAATATCTTGTTTATGATTTACTCAAGAAAAATCAAATGGAAGCTGTTATTGTCGATTACTGGAAACGTATACCAAAAGAATCTTTTCAGAATTGGTATAAAAGCCAGTCCCGGTATCGGACAAAGGAAGACAGAGAAAAGGACGCTCTTCTGGAAGATGCAACTATTACGATGCCAGAGATGGCACAGCTGCTAGGAACAACCAGAAGCTCAGTATATACAATTCTTGATAATCCGAAGTATAGTCATTTTTTTGAATTCATTGTGATTGCAGAAAAGAAAAGGATCACAAAAGAGAGTTTTCAAAAATTCCTGAAAGGTCAGGATCGGTATAAGCTGGATCCATCGAATGATTATGAAGAACTTGCACAGGAACAAAATATTGCTCTGGCTAATTACCGGCGGAAGAAATTATCACAGACCGGAATACGAGGAAGCAATGGAAATATAAAGTATCTTACTTTTGATGAAGCTTCCTATCTGGCAAAGGTCAGCAGAAGCATGATCAACAAGTGGGCGGATACAGGAAAGTTCACAGTAATAAAAGTTGGCAGTCGAGTTAGAATCCGTCGGGATGAATTTGAGGACTGGATGGAGCAAAGAGATTTGGAAAGGAGTATGCAATAA
- a CDS encoding helix-turn-helix domain-containing protein, which produces MSEKRCYTVQELQEILGVSRPTIYNLLKKKEFRWIQLDGGKYRISKKSFDDWLDNLEQ; this is translated from the coding sequence ATGTCAGAGAAAAGATGTTATACAGTTCAGGAGTTACAGGAAATCTTAGGAGTCAGCAGACCTACTATTTATAACCTTTTGAAGAAAAAGGAATTCCGGTGGATCCAGTTGGATGGCGGAAAGTATCGCATCTCTAAGAAGAGTTTCGATGACTGGCTCGATAACTTGGAACAGTAA
- a CDS encoding helix-turn-helix domain-containing protein: MEFHEKLQELRKSRGLTQEELAEALFVSRTAISKWESGRGYPSIDSLKEISRYFSVSIDELLSGNQLVLIAEKENKSNLGGLCDLLFGFADLLSLMLIFLPLYPKPVGGYIYSVNLIEYVDKEIWICTTYWGLFIALTIVGIVKILMVNFKFEKGKKAITFLSVGLSIITVLFLSIAREAYAVTVAFLLLLIKGGLLYKRAAAGR; this comes from the coding sequence GTGGAATTCCATGAAAAGCTTCAGGAATTAAGAAAGAGCCGAGGTTTGACACAAGAAGAGCTGGCCGAGGCTTTATTTGTCTCCAGAACTGCAATTTCAAAATGGGAATCTGGAAGAGGGTATCCAAGCATAGATTCATTAAAGGAAATATCCAGATATTTCTCTGTGTCCATTGATGAGTTGTTATCTGGAAATCAGTTGGTTTTGATTGCGGAAAAAGAAAACAAGTCAAACCTAGGCGGTCTATGTGACTTGTTATTTGGATTTGCCGATTTGCTTTCTTTGATGCTTATTTTTCTTCCATTGTATCCCAAACCGGTTGGCGGATATATCTATTCGGTCAATCTTATTGAGTATGTAGATAAAGAAATTTGGATTTGTACGACATATTGGGGTCTTTTTATCGCATTAACGATTGTTGGAATTGTGAAGATTTTAATGGTCAATTTCAAATTTGAAAAGGGAAAAAAGGCGATTACTTTTTTATCTGTTGGGCTTAGTATTATTACTGTTTTGTTTTTGTCGATTGCGAGAGAAGCATATGCAGTAACAGTGGCTTTTCTGTTGTTACTTATAAAAGGGGGGCTACTTTATAAACGAGCCGCAGCAGGCCGATAA
- a CDS encoding phosphatase PAP2 family protein, producing the protein MMKKSGKQVLLFGGILIVAFAVWTALIQMVDVQPLGQNGTNIGFATFNCWFHRLAGVNMTIYTITDWMGLIPLVVCLIFAGIGVVQLIKRRSLFKVDPDIIILGVYYVVVILAYLIFEMISINYRPILINGVMEASYPSSTTLLVLCVMPTLIEQIQRRLSSIAVKRIVTILAIAFSAFMVIGRLISGVHWVTDIVGGVLLSAGLFTVYKAVVMLSIKK; encoded by the coding sequence ATGATGAAAAAAAGTGGAAAACAGGTTTTATTATTTGGAGGAATACTTATTGTAGCGTTTGCAGTATGGACAGCTTTGATCCAGATGGTAGACGTGCAGCCGCTGGGTCAGAACGGAACCAATATTGGATTTGCAACATTCAATTGCTGGTTTCATCGTTTGGCAGGTGTCAATATGACAATTTATACGATTACCGATTGGATGGGACTTATTCCTTTAGTTGTATGCCTGATTTTTGCAGGTATTGGAGTGGTTCAGTTAATAAAGAGAAGAAGTCTCTTCAAAGTGGATCCAGATATCATTATCCTTGGAGTTTACTATGTTGTCGTGATACTGGCATATTTGATTTTTGAAATGATCTCAATCAATTACAGACCGATTTTAATCAATGGAGTTATGGAGGCTTCTTATCCTTCTTCAACGACATTACTGGTATTGTGTGTGATGCCGACTTTGATTGAACAGATTCAGCGTAGACTGTCAAGCATTGCAGTGAAAAGAATCGTTACGATTCTGGCAATCGCTTTTTCGGCATTCATGGTTATCGGCAGATTGATTTCCGGAGTACATTGGGTTACGGATATTGTGGGCGGCGTATTGTTAAGTGCCGGATTATTTACTGTCTATAAGGCGGTAGTTATGCTGTCAATAAAAAAATGA